The bacterium DNA segment GAACATGGTCGGTTACAAGTTCGGCGAGTTTTCGCCGACGCGCACCTTCCACGGCCACGCGGCCGACCGGAAGGCCGCCAAGGCCTCGAAGTAAGGCGCAAGGAGCAACGATCATGGAAGTCAAGGCCGTCGCCAAATTCCAGCGCCTGTCCCCCTTCAAGGGGCGGCTTGTCGCGGACATGGTTCGGGGCAAGCCCGTCGGGCAGGCCCTCGGCGAGTTGGCGCTGACGCCGAAAAAGTCGGCGCGGCTCATCAAGAAGGTCGTCGATTCCGCGGTCGCCAACGCCAGCGCGCGCGGCGGCGTCGATGTCGACGATCTGTACGTCAAGAAGATTTTCGTCGACGGCGGACCGACGCAAAAAAGGGTGTTGCTGCGTTCGATGGGACGCGCCAACCGCGTCCTCAAACGCACCTGCCACATCACCGTCGTGCTCGACGAGCGCTAGGAGGCATCGTGGGTCAAAAAACGCATCCGATCGGATTCCGCCTCGGAATCATCAAGGACTGGAACTCGCGGTGGTTCGCCGACAAGGGCTACGCGAAGATCCTTCATGAAGACCTGCGCATCCGCAATTTTCTGAAGCGTCGCCTCGAGAACGCCAGCGTGTCGCGGATCGAGATCGAGCGCACGCACAACAAGATGACGATCATCATCTACACGGCGCGCCCGGGCGTCATCATCGGCCGCAAGGGACAGGAGCTCGATCTCCTTCAAAAAGAGCTTCAGAAGATGGCCGACCGCGACATCTTCATCAAGGTGCAGGAGGTGCGCCGGGCGGACCTCGACGCGCAGCTCGTCGCGGAAAACATCGGGCAGCAGATCAAGCGCCGCATCGCGTTTCGCCGCGCGATGAAGCGGGCGATCTCAAACGCCATGAAACTGGGGGCCAAGGGCATTCGCGTTTCGGCCTCCGGGCGCCTTGGCGGCGCGGACATGAGCCGGTTCGAGCAATACCGCGAGGGTTGGGTGCCGTTGCACACGCTTCGCGCGGATATCGATTACGGCCAGTACCACGCCAAGACGACATACGGCGTCATCGGGATCAAGGTCTGGATCTATCACGGCGAAGTCGACACGAAGTGAGCTGAACCATGTTGTCGCCAAA contains these protein-coding regions:
- the rplV gene encoding 50S ribosomal protein L22, whose amino-acid sequence is MEVKAVAKFQRLSPFKGRLVADMVRGKPVGQALGELALTPKKSARLIKKVVDSAVANASARGGVDVDDLYVKKIFVDGGPTQKRVLLRSMGRANRVLKRTCHITVVLDER
- the rpsC gene encoding 30S ribosomal protein S3, with amino-acid sequence MGQKTHPIGFRLGIIKDWNSRWFADKGYAKILHEDLRIRNFLKRRLENASVSRIEIERTHNKMTIIIYTARPGVIIGRKGQELDLLQKELQKMADRDIFIKVQEVRRADLDAQLVAENIGQQIKRRIAFRRAMKRAISNAMKLGAKGIRVSASGRLGGADMSRFEQYREGWVPLHTLRADIDYGQYHAKTTYGVIGIKVWIYHGEVDTK